From a single Brassica napus cultivar Da-Ae chromosome C9, Da-Ae, whole genome shotgun sequence genomic region:
- the LOC106383781 gene encoding probable calcium-binding protein CML32 yields the protein MSRAKDFKEAFKKIDQYNNGEISWEELNFHGIRNRSLPMTMSQVDNMFGELETDGEDRVFGASKYLVNQLHSSLPVKHEDVINEELKNEVSMLKHDSSAKKIENQVEIPKTPVVEEKSSKELEDWVVVEKSSKELED from the coding sequence ATGTCTAGAGCAAaagattttaaagaagcttTCAAGAAGATTGATCAGTACAATAATGGTGAGATTTCATGGGAAGAATTAAATTTTCATGGCATACGCAACCGTTCTCTTCCTATGACGATGTCTCAAGTCGATAATATGTTTGGAGAGCTTGAAACTGATGGCGAAGACCGAGTTTTCGGAGCTTCTAAATATCTTGTTAATCAGCTTCATTCATCTCTTCCGGTTAAACATGAAGATGTGATTAATGAAGAGCTGAAGAACGAGGTTAGTATGCTTAAACATGATAGTAGTGCTAAGAAAATTGAGAATCAGGTTGAAATTCCGAAGACACCAGTTGTTGAAGAGAAGAGCTCCAAAGAGTTGGAAGATTGGGTTGTAGTAGAGAAGAGCTCCAAAGAGTTGGAAGATTGA